Proteins co-encoded in one Centropristis striata isolate RG_2023a ecotype Rhode Island chromosome 24, C.striata_1.0, whole genome shotgun sequence genomic window:
- the rpgrb gene encoding retinitis pigmentosa GTPase regulator b translates to MAGESEDEVPESGAVFTFGKSKFADNVPSKFWLKNDVPLKIACGDEHTALITENGKLFMFGSNNWGQLGLGSKVTVNKPTCVKALKSDKVEFVACGRNHTLISTAQGKVLASGGNSEGQLGLGDCEERTTFQRICFFDSHGPIKMLAAGSNTSAALTVSGKLFMWGDNTEGQIGLGKESHASSPQEVNVGRPISWVSCGYYHSAFVTVDGALYTFGERDSGKLGLGTEQLSRHRVPQLVKSIKEPVIQVACGGGHTVALTEDDVFTFGLGQFGQLGHGTFIFESRLPRPVEHFKKGRVCQVTCGENHTAVITDGGLLYTFGDGRHGKLGLGEENFTNQFKPTLCPRFLKYHVHAAPCGGCHMVVLARPRGENGANLTLEEGDVTEDYLERPYVELLGDTSDCSTLQRSLSARVRRRERERSPDQFGSMFRTLPAMMPGYLHPPTPVSTTFPPRLPPPELTHRQVLNGSHQHRRAGSLHQEQPGVEADGIVESLTDSDSVKGLGETSDFLNMTHVMKMDPADKSLTLSPINKRKGKHAKTTRGQIKESKFMKQSNFSSGKSQDVSPRRSARSLSSQSPQRPRTESVILAMEELHGKSIKNKPSVTDIRRAASKQRLQTAQEEGRLIEVGSTPRESPKTRKTGSAVKSESKTMAVQSQLAASPRLLTRSEKQSKSENSFSKKSKNEKNQKEAQSKKWTEKELGMVAGAASLAAGALLMHEVTAVSSPSPSESSRHVLKDQESESYAADLSNKSVVSINIIPESPDAGTSQDEEEETSLNKEETSRNKEETSQEEKETSQDEDKTSQEDEEEDEEEDEEEDVEETSRNKEETSQEEKETSQEDEEEEEEEESRHEEETSQKDAGVKSLDKKGMGQEVEEKEEEEAEEEEEEEEEEEKKGQRMSADVSEEEEEDEDVSHSVEKVTEEEEEEEDEEDEDTLQPEDESESDEEEGGEQEEEEEEEEEAIGTAASESEDETESKDSKAGEAEEEEEEEEEGSSHETDNKDSDTEEEEEEQQEEEEGLESEGEEEEGESETSRASEREESETEGGEEEEEEEEEEEEEEQSSEEEEGENEEEEEEEEEKESEEEEEEEEDQNSEEEEEEEEEEGENEESEEEEESEKEKEEEEEEEEEEEKGSDEEEEAEEEKESEEEEEEEEEEEEEEEVVKKKKSSEVKKMRSVSQQRSGVKGQAADEAEEFWDDVLPQYLNLK, encoded by the exons ATGGCAGGGGAGTCCGAGGACGAGGTCCCAG AATCAGGAGCAGTTTTCACTTTTGGAAAGAGCAAATTTGCCGACAACGTGCCGAGTAAATTCTGGCTGAAAAACGACGTGCCATTAAAGATTGCGTGTGGGGACGAACACACTGCCTTAATAACAG AAAATGGGAAACTCTTCATGTTTGGCAGCAACAACTGGGGTCAGCTGGGTCTGGGGTCCAAAGTGACTGTGAACAAGCCGACTTGTGTCAAAG CTCTGAAGAGTGACAAAGTGGAGTTCGTGGCGTGTGGAAGAAACCACACTCTGATCTCCACAG cTCAGGGGAAAGTGTTGGCGTCCGGTGGGAACAGTGAGGGTCAGCTGGGGCTCGGTGACTGTGAGGAGAGGACCACCTTCCAGAGGATCTGCTTCTTCGACTCACACGGACCAATCAAAATGCTCGCTGCCGGGTCAAACACTTCGGCTGCTCTCACAG TGAGCGGGAAACTGTTCATGTGGGGCGACAACACGGAGGGTCAGATCGGTTTGGGGAAGGAAAGCCACGCCTCCTCGCCACAGGAAGTCAATGTGGGACGACCAATCAGCTGGGTCTCCTGTGGATACTACCACTCCGCCTTCGTCACAG TTGATGGCGCTCTGTACACGTTTGGCGAGCGTGACAGCGGTAAACTGGGTCTGGGCACCGAGCAGCTGTCCCGACACCGAGTCCCTCAGCTGGTGAAGAGCATCAAGGAGCCGGTGATCCAGGTGGCGTGCGGTGGCGGACACACGGTGGCGCTCACAG AGGACGACGTCTTTACGTTTGGCCTGGGTCAGTTCGGACAGCTCGGTCACGGGACGTTCATATTCGAGTCGCGTCTGCCACGGCCGGTCGAGCACTTCAAGAAGGGCCGAGTGTGTCAGGTGACCTGTGGAGAGAACCACACGGCCGTCATCACAG ACGGCGGTTTGTTGTACACGTTTGGAGATGGCAGACACGGGAAACTGGGCCTGGGAGAAGAAAACTTCACCAACCAGTTCAAACCCACTCTGTGTCCACGCTTCCTCAAGTACCACGTTCACGCC GCGCCGTGCGGTGGCTGCCACATGGTGGTGCTGGCCCGTCCACGGGGGGAGAATGGTGCCAACCTGACTCTGGAGGAAGGAGACGTGACAGAAGATTACCTGGAGAGGCCCTACGTGGAGCTGCTGGGGGACACGTCGGACTGCTCCACCCTGCAGAGGAGCCTCTCTGCTCGGGTCCGCCGCAGAGAGAGG GAGAGATCTCCGGACCAGTTCGGCTCCATGTTCCGCACGCTGCCCGCCATGATGCCTGGCTACCTCCACCCGCCAACGCCTGTCTCCACCACCTTCCCGCCCAGACTGCCTCCACCCGAGCTGACCCACAGACAAGTGCTGAACGGCTCCCATCAACACAGGAGAGCAGGGTCACTGCACCAGG AGCAGCCCGGTGTCGAGGCAGACGGCATTGTGGAGAGCTTGACAGACAGCGACAGTGTGAAAGGTCTGGGAGAAACCTCAGACTTCCTGAACATG ACACATGTGATGAAGATGGACCCTGCTGATAaatctctcactctgtctccaaTTAACAAG AGGAAGGGTAAGCACGCTAagaccactagagggcagatAAAGGAGAGTAAGTTCATGAAGCAGAGCAATTTTTCTTCTGGTAAGAGTCAGGACGTGTCTCCTCGCCGCAGCGCGCGctctctgtcctctcagagTCCACAGAGACCCAGAACAGAGAGCGTGATCCTGGCCATGGAGGAGCTGCACGGGaaatccattaaaaacaaacccAGCGTCACAGACATCAGGAGGGCGGCGTCCAAACAGCGGCTCCAGACGGCTCAGGAGGAAGGCCGGCTGATTGAGGTGGGCAGCACGCCGAGAGAGAGTCCTAAAACCAGAAAGACGGGTTCAGCTGTCAAAAGTGAAAGCAAAACGATGGCGGTGCAGAGTCAGCTTGCAGCGAGCCCTCGACTGCTCACCAGATCTGAAAAACAATCAAAGAGCGAGAACTCTTTTTCTAAAAAGTCCAAAAACGAGAAAAACCAGAAAGAGGCTCAGTCCAAAAAATGGACAGAGAAAGAGCTTGGCATGGTCGCCGGAGCAGCCTCTCTGGCAGCAGGCGCGTTGTTGATGCATGAGGTTACTGCAGTGAGCTCGCCATCGCCATCCGAGAGCAGCCGCCACGTCCTGAAAGACCAGGAGTCTGAATCCTACGCCGCAGATTTAAGCAACAAGTCTGTTGTCAGCATCAACATCATACCAGAGAGTCCTGATGCCGGGACGAGtcaggacgaggaggaggagacgagtCTGAACAAGGAGGAGACGAGCCGGAACAAGGAGGAGACGAgtcaggaggaaaaggagaccAGTCAGGATGAGGACAAGACCAGtcaggaggacgaggaggaggacgaggaggaggacgaggaggaggacgtGGAGGAGACGAGTCGGAACAAGGAGGAGACGAgtcaggaggaaaaggagaccagtcaggaggacgaggaggaggaagaggaggaggagagtcgGCATGAGGAGGAGACAAGTCAGAAGGACGCGGGGGTGAAGAGTCTGGACAAGAAGGGGATGGgccaggaggtggaggagaaggaagaagaggaggcggaagaggaggaagaggaggaggaggaggaggagaagaaaggtcAGAGAATGAGTGCAGAtgtgagtgaggaggaggaagaggatgaggatGTCAGTCACAGTGTGGAGAAagtaacagaagaagaagaagaggaggaggatgaagaggatgaagaCACTCTTCAACCAGAGGACGAGTCAGAAAGTGACGAAGAAGAAGggggggagcaggaggaagaggaggaggaggaagaggaagcaaTCGGCACGGCAGCAAGtgaaagtgaagacgagactgAATCAAAAGACAGCAAAGCAGGAGaagcagaagaggaggaggaggaagaggaggagggttcGAGTCACGAgacagacaacaaagactctgacactgaggaagaagaggaggaacaacaggaggaggaggagggtttgGAAAGTGAaggtgaggaagaggaaggtgAAAGTGAGACTTCCAGGGcttcagagagagaggagagtgagacagagggaggggaagaggaggaggaggaggaggaggaggaggaggaggaggagcagagcagtgaggaagaagagggtgaaaatgaggaggaggaagaggaggaggaggaaaaagagagtgaagaagaggaggaggaagaggaggatcaaaacagtgaggaggaggaggaggaggaggaagaagagggtgAAAATGAGGaaagtgaggaagaggaggagagtgagaaagaaaaggaggaggaggaggaggaggaggaggaggaggaaaaaggtagtgatgaggaagaagaggcagaggaggaaaaagagagtgaagaagaggaagaggaggaggaggaggaggaggaggaagaggaggttgtgaaaaagaaaaagtcatctGAAGTGAAAAAAATGAGATCTGTCAGTCAGCAGAGGtccggggtcaaaggtcaggcaGCAGACGAAGCTGAGGAGTTCTGGGACGACGTGCTGCCACAGTACCTCAACCTCAAATAA